In Procambarus clarkii isolate CNS0578487 chromosome 84, FALCON_Pclarkii_2.0, whole genome shotgun sequence, a genomic segment contains:
- the LOC138358611 gene encoding uncharacterized protein, with translation MRRYKSEMNKEASNTSHDTVNKEASNTSHDTVNKETSNTSHDTVNKEASNTSHDTVNKEASNTSHDTVNKEASNTSHDTVNKEPSNTSHDTVNKEASNTSHDTVNKEASNTSHDTVNKEASNTSHDTVNKEASNTSHDTVNKEASNTSHDTVNKAASNTILAIKYPHSVKH, from the exons ATGAGGAGATACAAGAGTGAAA TGAATAAAGAGGCCTCAAATACATCTCATGATACAGTGAACAAAGAGGCCTCAAATACATCTCACGATACAGTGAATAAAGAGACCTCAAATACATCTCATGATACAGTGAATAAAGAGGCCTCAAATACATCTCATGATACAGTGAATAAAGAGGCCTCAAATACATCTCATGATACAGTGAATAAAGAGGCCTCAAATACATCTCATGATACAGTGAATAAAGAGCCCTCAAATACATCTCACGATACAGTGAATAAAGAGGCCTCAAATACATCTCATGATACAGTGAATAAAGAGGCCTCAAATACATCTCATGATACAGTGAATAAAGAGGCCTCAAATACATCTCACGATACAGTGAATAAAGAGGCCTCAAATACATCTCATGATACAGTGAATAAAGAGGCCTCAAATACATCTCATGATACAGTGAATAAAGCTGCATCAAATACAATATTAGCTATAAAATATCCCCatagtgtgaaacattaa